In Paenibacillus sp. BIC5C1, a genomic segment contains:
- a CDS encoding carbohydrate ABC transporter permease, translated as MLAYGFLAPSLLLFAVFLFYPMFKSVYLSLHSTDPTGQIAAYVGLDNFKAVFQSGLFLQGMKVTLLFVLFTVPTGMLAALILAALTHNRFKGMRIFQFVFSLPVVLSVGSSAVIWKFLFHPTLGMLNYLLGKVGIDPIPWLTSPDWALISISIMTIWMNLGFNYIILSSGLQGIPDEIYESAKIDGAGPLLTFRKISMPLLSPTLFFVTVVSIIGAFQSFGQINILTRGGPMDSTNVFVYSIYQEAFVNFRFGTGSAQALILFAVIMLLTLIQFKWVERKVHYQ; from the coding sequence ATGCTGGCCTATGGTTTCCTGGCACCATCGCTGCTTTTATTTGCAGTGTTTCTGTTTTATCCGATGTTCAAGTCGGTGTACCTGAGTCTGCATTCCACTGACCCTACCGGACAGATTGCAGCTTATGTGGGATTGGACAATTTCAAAGCGGTATTCCAGTCCGGATTGTTCCTGCAAGGCATGAAAGTGACGTTACTATTTGTCCTGTTCACCGTGCCAACGGGCATGCTGGCAGCTCTGATTCTAGCGGCATTAACACACAACCGTTTCAAGGGAATGCGTATATTTCAGTTTGTATTCTCTCTGCCTGTGGTATTGTCTGTCGGTTCATCAGCGGTCATCTGGAAGTTCCTGTTCCATCCGACCTTGGGTATGCTGAATTATTTATTAGGAAAAGTTGGGATCGATCCGATTCCCTGGCTGACCAGCCCGGATTGGGCCTTAATATCGATCTCCATTATGACGATTTGGATGAACCTCGGATTCAATTACATTATTCTATCCAGCGGATTACAAGGCATCCCGGATGAAATTTATGAGAGCGCGAAGATTGATGGTGCAGGTCCTTTGCTTACTTTTCGCAAAATCTCGATGCCACTGTTGTCGCCAACCCTGTTTTTCGTCACCGTTGTATCGATCATTGGTGCGTTCCAATCATTTGGTCAGATCAACATTCTAACCCGTGGCGGCCCGATGGATAGTACCAATGTATTCGTATATTCCATCTATCAGGAAGCTTTTGTTAATTTCCGCTTCGGGACGGGCAGTGCGCAGGCGCTTATCCTGTTCGCGGTCATTATGCTGCTGACCCTGATTCAGTTCAAATGGGTGGAAAGGAAAGTGCATTACCAATGA
- a CDS encoding carbohydrate ABC transporter permease, with translation MRTPWTKTLLYVLLTICAALVLYPVLYTFFMAVMTPEDASAYPPHIIPQSIDLSNFTEVFDIVPIGSFIGNTFLVAGLTMFGQLVTASMAAYAFAKMEFKGKNVIFSMFVATMMIPWEVTMIPNYLTVRSWGWLDTYQGLTIPFLATAFGTFLLRQFFMQLPKELFEAAKIDGCGHIRYFVSHVLPLSRPALGTLAIYSFLSMYNSYLWPLLVTNTPEMRTVQIGISMLEFQESTAWNLVFAGTALVILPSLLLLVFGLKQLVRGMAAGALKG, from the coding sequence ATGAGAACACCATGGACCAAAACATTGCTGTATGTGCTGCTTACAATCTGTGCGGCACTTGTACTGTATCCGGTGCTGTACACCTTTTTCATGGCGGTCATGACACCGGAGGATGCCAGTGCGTATCCGCCTCATATCATCCCTCAATCGATAGACTTGTCCAATTTCACGGAAGTATTCGATATCGTTCCGATTGGTTCGTTTATCGGTAATACGTTCCTGGTGGCAGGGCTGACGATGTTTGGTCAGCTTGTCACAGCGAGCATGGCAGCCTATGCATTCGCGAAAATGGAGTTTAAGGGCAAGAACGTCATCTTTAGCATGTTTGTGGCGACGATGATGATTCCTTGGGAAGTCACCATGATCCCGAACTATCTGACGGTGCGCAGTTGGGGCTGGCTCGATACGTACCAGGGGCTGACTATTCCGTTCCTGGCAACAGCGTTCGGTACATTCCTGCTGAGACAATTCTTCATGCAGCTGCCCAAAGAGCTGTTTGAAGCGGCGAAGATCGATGGCTGCGGGCACATCCGGTATTTTGTATCCCATGTCCTGCCATTGTCCCGCCCGGCACTTGGAACCTTGGCCATCTATTCGTTCCTGAGCATGTACAACTCCTATCTGTGGCCGCTGCTCGTTACGAATACGCCAGAGATGAGGACGGTACAGATCGGAATCTCGATGCTGGAGTTCCAGGAATCCACAGCATGGAATCTGGTGTTTGCCGGCACAGCGCTTGTTATTTTACCGTCGCTGCTGCTTCTGGTCTTCGGCTTGAAACAGCTTGTCCGCGGTATGGCCGCAGGCGCGCTAAAGGGTTAG
- a CDS encoding ABC transporter substrate-binding protein, protein MIGFRLKKRGTFALMLAALMLVLAACGGKTETTSTTGGAQADAAAAEPVQLTWWHSMSGAGEKAINQLASDFNASHPDIQVKAIYQGKYDESLNKLKASMGSDSGPDIIQVYEIGSKFMIDSGMITPVQQFIDKDKFDLSQLEPNIIRYYTIDGKLNAMPFNTSNPILYYNKDMFKAAGLDPENPPKTYEEFEQAAKALAKDGKPGASMAIYGWFMEQFFANQNADYVNNGNGRTGAATESMLNSEAGVKTLTWWKKMMDEKTVSNLGRSTDDTTAAFTAQQIGMTLDSTAGLRKIVEGAGGKFELGTGFLPRPADAKEGGVVVGGASLYIMNNKSEAQQQAAWEFIKYLATPEVQANWSVATGYFPITTAAYDEQVLKDNMAKYPQFKTAVDQLHASADSTATSGAVMGVFPEARQIVEGAIETVLNGQGTPQDVLDAAAKQITDKIAQYNSTVKK, encoded by the coding sequence ATGATCGGGTTTCGTTTGAAAAAAAGAGGAACATTTGCATTGATGTTGGCTGCACTTATGCTGGTATTGGCCGCTTGTGGCGGAAAAACCGAAACAACAAGCACAACGGGCGGAGCGCAGGCAGATGCTGCAGCTGCTGAACCGGTACAACTGACATGGTGGCATTCGATGTCTGGTGCAGGGGAGAAAGCCATTAATCAACTCGCTTCCGATTTCAACGCAAGTCACCCGGACATTCAGGTGAAGGCAATCTACCAGGGGAAATATGATGAGAGCCTGAACAAACTTAAAGCTTCCATGGGATCGGACAGTGGTCCGGACATTATCCAGGTGTACGAGATCGGCAGCAAGTTCATGATCGATTCCGGTATGATTACACCAGTTCAGCAATTTATCGATAAAGACAAATTCGACTTGTCCCAACTGGAGCCGAATATCATTCGTTATTACACTATTGATGGCAAATTGAACGCCATGCCGTTCAACACATCGAACCCAATTCTGTATTACAACAAGGACATGTTCAAAGCAGCTGGTTTGGACCCGGAGAACCCGCCTAAGACATACGAAGAGTTTGAACAAGCAGCCAAAGCACTGGCGAAAGACGGTAAACCCGGTGCGTCCATGGCGATCTATGGCTGGTTTATGGAACAGTTCTTTGCAAACCAGAATGCAGATTATGTAAACAACGGTAACGGAAGAACCGGTGCAGCGACGGAATCCATGCTGAACTCCGAAGCTGGTGTGAAGACTTTGACGTGGTGGAAAAAGATGATGGACGAGAAAACCGTCTCCAATCTGGGACGTAGCACGGACGATACAACCGCTGCATTTACAGCACAACAAATCGGTATGACACTGGATTCCACCGCTGGATTGCGCAAAATTGTAGAGGGTGCTGGCGGTAAGTTTGAGCTGGGAACAGGCTTCCTGCCACGTCCAGCAGATGCCAAAGAAGGCGGCGTCGTTGTTGGTGGCGCAAGCTTGTATATCATGAACAACAAATCTGAAGCTCAACAGCAAGCCGCTTGGGAATTCATCAAGTACCTGGCTACACCTGAGGTGCAAGCCAACTGGAGTGTTGCGACAGGATACTTCCCTATTACGACAGCAGCCTACGATGAGCAAGTATTAAAGGATAATATGGCGAAGTACCCGCAATTCAAGACAGCAGTCGACCAATTGCACGCTTCTGCTGATTCGACAGCAACATCCGGGGCTGTAATGGGTGTATTCCCCGAAGCCCGTCAAATTGTCGAAGGAGCGATCGAGACAGTTCTGAATGGACAAGGTACACCACAAGACGTATTGGATGCAGCAGCGAAGCAAATTACAGACAAGATTGCACAGTATAACAGCACGGTGAAGAAGTAA
- a CDS encoding S-layer homology domain-containing protein, translated as MHVLQMKRWLRLFLAMVLLITGAIPAGLFSSKAAAADEPLTVAQAQAKNSDKSTATVEGYVVGYYNSGTSIQLNPPFTSDTNFALADRPDETDVSKMMPVQVPTNAPRSTFGLQSNTSLYHSKVRINGATLETYFTVNGIKSTTSTIFQLIDETPETKVVNVTANPSSGAVPAGTEVKLATTTVGAAVYYKLNDDNEFLPYTVPITVNDTIHIEAYAHKSGLMDSDITLLDYTIVDNSPISISEARTKSENTPVTVQGIVTYREESGGLANLYIQDDHAGIVIRGTDATVEPGDRIEAYGPLTIYNGLLQVEKDKTGFPGGYIKVLDKTQDIPEPVTLTSKDFTPAEGGGKGTGGIYEGMLVEVNAVTVTRSSSSTFYATDTDGGEITIYAKNSPTALATGKTYEKVTGVMTYHTSYGLELIPRTTSDVVENLLSVTASASSGGIVKGSTVTLSSPTAGAEIYYTVDGTEPTPTSTKYSVPITVNEDTIVKAIAVSGGSTSGVYTFTYKVLHELDNLRIHDIQGASHNSLYDGLAVQNVEGIVTYVVNASSFYIQEIPGMEDDDVKTSEGILIYKSSHGMTVGNKVKVSGQVKEYATATTELSTTEIVATTITVEDNNQELPEPVILGTNGRIIPTVIDSDQFGEFNPETDAIDFYESLEGMRVQLDNATIIGPYSSEPGLAVVVDNGLNNPVRTPAGGVILTADSTEPYESALNPQRLFINKKPSQAVKTGDKLTESVKGVMTYSNGNFKVNPEGNLPVITSGGLEQATTTIQQADGKLTIATFNVENFSKKDAARAVKIGGIVVNNLKNPDIIGIMEVQDNDGATDSGTTAADASFQTLIDAIASKGGPTYKYTDIAPENNKDGGAPGGNIRVGFLYNESRVTLKQGNKGDAVTGIQVETDGSLSLNPGRIDPTNDAFTSSRKPLAAEFEFNGERVVVIANHLNSKGGDLKPYGSIQPATRSSEIQRARQATAVNSFVKELLSKDPEVNVAVLGDFNDFQFSKTLNIVEGNELDNLVNKLPENKRYSYIYDGNSQTLDHILVSKNLSETAAIEAVHVNADFEDSHGRVSDHDPLLAQLSIGSTAEEGDFNLRVLHTNDTHAHLDNIPRRVTAIKETRNDNTLVLDAGDVFSGTLYFNLFNGLADLEFMNMIGYDAMTFGNHEFDKGPSVLKEFIEQAEFPFVSANIDYTKDASLGSLYNSTIGNPGENSQIYPAIITEVNGEKVGIFGLTTPDTVSLSSPGDDLTFKDYKASAQATVNMLQDEGINKIIALTHLGYSEDLKLAEAVEGIDIVVGGHSHTILNKPVVVDTHTDPTLVVQTGEYDVSLGQLDVTFNEAGVLKTWNGKLLNLDAKDATGKYVYADDPIAKAKLATYAKPLEEFRKTVIGKTNVFLDGERGSVRKQETNLGNLVADGMLEKVKSIVKENNVKGYVTIQNGGGIRKSFKEGDITLEQLLEMMPNGNNLSALKMTGKEITAALENGVSGVETGEGRFPQVSGMRFYYDSTKPGEKIDAVTNTVTQVGQRVLKVQIKNANGTYTDIDPNGYYIVATNSFMANGGDFYRSMRAAKDDKRQYELNLVDYEVFHEHLDRVGTVNQKTEGRITDLKGAPLPGDGNGSNPGNGGGNNGSNPGSGNSDGGTTTPVTPTDPTTPTTPTTPSNPGNGNGGGTTPTNPGVTLKDIGNHWAAAAIEQAISRGIVNGYQDGNFRPNAPATRAEFIVMLARAFELPASSKALTFKDASKIPAWAQSFIAQAVEQGIISGYTDETFRASGKVSRVEMTVMLVRALGLPVASNATLTFADANKVPAWAVPYIAAAYDAGLVKGTGKNLFNPLVEATRAEVVTLLMSASEFQAK; from the coding sequence ATGCATGTTCTGCAAATGAAGAGGTGGCTCAGGTTGTTCCTGGCTATGGTTCTGCTTATCACGGGTGCCATTCCGGCTGGATTGTTCAGCAGTAAGGCAGCTGCGGCGGATGAGCCGTTAACGGTTGCTCAGGCACAGGCAAAGAATTCTGACAAATCTACAGCGACTGTTGAAGGATATGTTGTTGGTTACTATAACAGTGGAACCTCTATCCAGCTAAATCCTCCGTTTACTTCTGACACAAATTTTGCACTGGCAGATCGTCCTGATGAAACAGATGTAAGCAAAATGATGCCAGTACAAGTACCCACAAATGCTCCCCGCAGCACTTTTGGTCTACAAAGCAATACATCCTTATATCATTCCAAAGTTCGAATTAACGGTGCTACATTGGAAACATATTTTACTGTTAACGGGATTAAAAGTACCACTTCGACCATTTTCCAATTGATTGATGAGACGCCAGAAACCAAGGTGGTAAACGTTACAGCTAATCCATCCTCTGGAGCTGTGCCGGCAGGCACAGAGGTTAAATTGGCAACAACTACAGTTGGTGCCGCCGTATACTATAAATTAAATGATGATAATGAATTTCTTCCATATACAGTGCCCATCACAGTGAATGATACGATTCACATTGAAGCTTATGCACACAAAAGTGGATTAATGGATAGCGATATTACGCTTCTTGACTACACCATAGTCGACAACAGTCCCATTTCAATCTCCGAAGCAAGAACTAAATCTGAGAATACACCGGTTACTGTACAAGGGATTGTAACTTATCGCGAAGAATCCGGAGGATTGGCGAATCTGTACATTCAGGATGATCATGCAGGAATCGTCATTCGTGGAACAGACGCCACCGTGGAGCCGGGCGATCGTATTGAAGCTTATGGTCCGCTGACGATTTATAACGGTTTGCTTCAGGTAGAGAAGGACAAGACCGGATTTCCAGGCGGTTATATTAAGGTCTTGGATAAAACGCAAGATATCCCTGAACCCGTTACACTGACATCCAAAGACTTTACACCTGCTGAAGGCGGAGGAAAGGGTACAGGTGGCATTTACGAAGGGATGCTTGTCGAAGTCAACGCTGTTACAGTGACAAGAAGCAGCAGTTCCACCTTTTATGCGACAGATACCGATGGTGGAGAGATCACGATCTATGCCAAAAATAGCCCTACTGCACTGGCAACAGGCAAAACATATGAAAAAGTGACAGGAGTTATGACCTACCATACAAGTTATGGTCTTGAACTGATTCCACGTACAACATCGGATGTTGTCGAAAATTTGCTCTCTGTTACAGCCAGTGCTTCATCAGGCGGTATTGTCAAAGGATCAACAGTGACATTGTCCTCGCCAACGGCAGGAGCAGAAATCTATTATACGGTTGATGGCACTGAACCAACCCCAACATCCACAAAGTACAGTGTTCCAATTACAGTAAACGAGGACACGATTGTAAAAGCGATTGCTGTATCGGGTGGAAGTACGAGTGGGGTATATACCTTTACTTATAAAGTTCTTCATGAACTGGACAATCTTAGAATCCATGATATTCAAGGAGCTTCCCATAACTCTTTGTACGATGGTTTAGCTGTTCAGAATGTCGAAGGAATTGTGACTTATGTTGTAAATGCAAGCTCCTTCTATATACAGGAGATTCCTGGAATGGAAGATGACGATGTGAAAACATCCGAAGGTATACTCATCTATAAGTCATCTCATGGAATGACAGTAGGCAACAAGGTTAAGGTGTCGGGTCAAGTCAAAGAATATGCGACAGCGACGACTGAGCTGTCTACGACAGAGATCGTTGCAACAACAATTACGGTTGAAGACAACAATCAAGAACTTCCTGAACCTGTGATTCTGGGAACTAACGGTCGAATCATCCCTACTGTAATTGATTCAGATCAGTTCGGGGAGTTTAACCCGGAAACGGATGCGATCGATTTTTATGAGAGTTTGGAAGGCATGAGAGTGCAACTTGATAATGCAACAATTATTGGTCCATATTCCAGTGAACCGGGTCTAGCAGTTGTCGTTGACAATGGTCTGAATAACCCAGTACGCACACCAGCAGGAGGCGTTATCCTAACTGCGGATAGTACAGAACCTTACGAGAGTGCCCTCAATCCGCAACGATTGTTCATTAACAAAAAGCCCTCTCAGGCGGTCAAAACTGGTGACAAGCTTACTGAGTCCGTCAAAGGTGTTATGACGTATTCCAACGGTAATTTCAAGGTTAATCCAGAGGGGAATCTTCCAGTCATCACTTCAGGGGGGCTTGAGCAAGCAACAACGACGATTCAACAGGCCGACGGTAAGTTGACAATTGCAACTTTTAATGTGGAAAATTTCAGTAAGAAGGATGCAGCGAGAGCTGTCAAAATCGGTGGGATTGTAGTCAATAATCTAAAGAATCCGGATATTATTGGCATAATGGAAGTACAAGATAATGATGGAGCTACAGACAGTGGAACAACTGCTGCTGATGCAAGTTTCCAAACCCTGATTGATGCTATTGCATCTAAAGGCGGTCCTACCTATAAATACACGGATATTGCTCCAGAAAACAATAAGGATGGTGGAGCTCCGGGGGGGAACATTCGTGTAGGATTCTTATACAATGAGTCACGTGTAACTCTGAAACAAGGAAATAAAGGGGACGCAGTAACGGGAATCCAAGTGGAAACAGACGGGAGTTTGTCCCTTAATCCTGGAAGGATTGATCCAACAAACGATGCTTTTACAAGCTCGCGTAAGCCGCTCGCTGCTGAATTTGAGTTCAATGGAGAACGTGTTGTTGTGATTGCAAATCATCTGAATTCCAAAGGCGGCGATCTGAAGCCTTACGGAAGCATACAGCCTGCGACAAGAAGTAGTGAAATTCAACGTGCACGACAGGCAACTGCTGTAAATAGTTTTGTTAAAGAACTGCTAAGTAAAGACCCTGAGGTGAATGTTGCTGTTCTTGGCGATTTCAATGACTTCCAGTTCTCCAAAACATTGAATATTGTTGAAGGTAATGAACTGGACAATCTGGTAAACAAACTGCCAGAGAATAAGCGTTATTCCTACATCTATGACGGAAACTCTCAGACACTGGATCACATTCTGGTGAGTAAAAATCTGTCCGAAACTGCTGCTATCGAAGCGGTTCATGTGAATGCTGATTTTGAAGATTCCCATGGTCGGGTCAGTGACCATGATCCGCTGCTCGCGCAGCTGAGCATTGGAAGCACAGCAGAAGAAGGTGACTTCAACCTGCGTGTATTGCACACCAATGATACACACGCGCATTTGGATAACATCCCGCGCCGTGTAACAGCGATTAAGGAAACGCGCAATGATAACACCCTGGTATTGGATGCAGGGGACGTATTCTCGGGTACATTGTACTTTAACCTCTTTAACGGTCTGGCGGATCTGGAGTTCATGAACATGATCGGATACGATGCCATGACCTTCGGAAATCACGAGTTTGATAAAGGCCCAAGCGTACTCAAGGAATTTATTGAACAAGCGGAATTCCCATTTGTGAGTGCCAATATTGACTATACCAAGGATGCGAGTTTGGGCAGCCTGTACAACAGTACCATCGGAAATCCAGGCGAGAATTCCCAAATCTACCCGGCCATTATTACGGAAGTAAACGGCGAGAAAGTCGGAATCTTTGGATTGACGACACCGGATACCGTATCTCTGTCCTCACCGGGAGATGATTTGACCTTTAAGGATTACAAAGCAAGTGCTCAGGCGACAGTGAACATGCTGCAAGATGAAGGAATCAACAAAATTATCGCGCTGACGCATCTGGGGTACTCGGAAGACCTGAAGCTGGCAGAAGCGGTAGAAGGCATTGACATCGTAGTGGGTGGTCATTCACATACCATTCTGAACAAACCGGTAGTTGTAGATACACACACTGATCCGACACTGGTTGTACAGACGGGAGAATATGACGTTTCCCTGGGTCAACTGGATGTAACGTTCAACGAAGCAGGCGTACTGAAAACATGGAACGGCAAATTGCTGAACCTGGATGCGAAGGATGCCACCGGTAAGTATGTTTACGCAGATGATCCGATTGCAAAAGCGAAGCTGGCAACCTATGCGAAACCTCTGGAAGAGTTCAGAAAAACAGTCATCGGTAAAACGAATGTATTCCTCGATGGAGAACGTGGCAGTGTACGTAAGCAGGAAACCAACCTTGGTAACCTGGTAGCAGACGGCATGTTAGAGAAAGTGAAATCTATTGTTAAGGAAAACAATGTTAAAGGATATGTCACAATCCAAAATGGTGGAGGCATCCGGAAATCGTTCAAGGAGGGAGATATCACCCTGGAACAATTGCTGGAAATGATGCCAAATGGAAACAACCTGTCTGCGCTAAAAATGACAGGTAAGGAAATTACCGCTGCACTGGAAAATGGCGTGAGCGGTGTGGAAACAGGAGAAGGACGCTTCCCGCAAGTTTCAGGCATGCGTTTCTACTACGACTCCACGAAGCCCGGCGAGAAAATTGATGCGGTAACGAATACAGTGACCCAAGTGGGTCAACGCGTGCTCAAAGTACAGATTAAGAATGCCAATGGCACGTACACGGACATCGACCCTAACGGATACTACATCGTAGCGACGAACTCTTTTATGGCTAACGGTGGAGACTTCTATCGCTCCATGAGAGCGGCGAAGGATGACAAACGCCAGTATGAACTGAATCTGGTCGATTATGAGGTTTTCCATGAACATCTGGACCGTGTAGGTACGGTAAACCAGAAAACGGAAGGACGCATTACTGATTTGAAGGGAGCTCCACTTCCGGGTGATGGGAATGGAAGCAACCCTGGTAATGGCGGTGGAAATAATGGAAGTAATCCGGGCAGTGGTAATAGTGATGGAGGTACAACCACACCTGTAACACCAACAGATCCAACAACTCCGACGACGCCTACAACACCTTCCAACCCGGGTAATGGTAATGGAGGAGGTACTACACCGACCAATCCGGGTGTGACTTTGAAAGATATCGGCAATCACTGGGCAGCAGCTGCCATTGAGCAGGCCATTTCCCGGGGAATTGTAAATGGATATCAGGACGGTAATTTCCGTCCAAATGCACCGGCAACACGTGCCGAGTTCATTGTCATGCTGGCAAGAGCATTTGAACTTCCGGCCAGCAGCAAGGCGTTGACGTTTAAGGATGCTTCCAAAATTCCAGCATGGGCACAATCCTTTATTGCTCAAGCTGTAGAACAAGGGATCATTAGTGGCTATACGGATGAGACGTTCCGTGCTTCCGGCAAAGTATCCCGTGTAGAGATGACGGTTATGCTCGTAAGAGCACTCGGACTTCCAGTTGCATCGAATGCCACATTAACCTTTGCAGATGCGAATAAAGTACCTGCATGGGCCGTACCTTATATTGCAGCTGCATATGATGCAGGACTGGTGAAAGGCACAGGCAAGAACCTGTTTAACCCACTTGTTGAAGCAACTCGTGCTGAAGTTGTGACTCTGTTGATGTCAGCGAGTGAGTTTCAGGCGAAGTAA
- a CDS encoding immunity 17 family protein, translated as MQDQPVLIALLAIAAGIFSLLGGINNWDWFMKSFRAGLFVKTIGRQGARVVYGILGIVLITIGVLLLLFG; from the coding sequence ATGCAAGATCAACCAGTTTTAATCGCACTATTGGCTATTGCAGCAGGGATTTTCAGTTTGTTGGGTGGAATCAACAATTGGGATTGGTTTATGAAGAGTTTTAGAGCAGGTCTCTTTGTGAAAACCATTGGACGTCAGGGTGCAAGAGTGGTGTATGGTATTTTAGGTATTGTGCTGATTACCATTGGTGTATTATTGTTGCTGTTTGGGTAA